TCATTTTCCACTATCTCAAGCTACGTTGGTATATGATAATGTTAGTGCCATCTACCTTTCTGGTAACCCAGTACAACATCAGCGTACTAAACATATTGAGATGGACATTCACTTTGTTCGGGAAAAGGTCGCCCGTGGCCAGGCACGCGTCCTTCATGTTCCTTCCCGTCACCAAATTGCTGACATCTTCACCAAAGGCCTACCTCGTGTTCTATTTAATGATTTTCGGACCAATCTAAGCGTCCGCGAACCTCCCGCTTCGACTGAGGGGGTGTGATAGACTAGAATATTATTGTCATTAagcataattatttttgtaattatttgtaattactTTCATTAAAGTCTGTCATTATTCATAGGTTTGATTAGCCtattattattgtatatataGACACTTAACCATATCAATGAAAGACAACAAAAATCATTTTCCAATAGAATATTATTTCCTTCAGTAttcctttcctttttctatTAATTATGATTGAAAAAAGATAATCAAATTGAGATTTTGAACTTGTTTTGCAGACACCGCCCCATTGTTGTTGTTAAGGCCTTTCTGGACATGCCTGTTTGTTAGGCCAAATGGTTATCTTTTCTTCTCTTCCgacccgtgattcttttatacctttcaatatttcaattttattcttgcagaaaaattcggttcgcagaaaccaaattttttctagtgcaaattcagagtaaatttcggtttttagaaatcgaatttttttttcaaggcaaaaaaaaatcggtttttagaaaccgaagttttttgcaagggcaaaattggaaattcaggggtataaaagaaacacgagAGTCGGAAGAAAAAACATCATCTAATTTTTCATTCTCACATGACAACGTCAGGTGAACTTTTCGTTCTATATAATATAAGGTTAGGttgaatttgacttatttttgagcttatgtgaAACAGTTTATTCTAACTTGATGAGGGAGTAGAGGAACAACACACCAGAAGGTGTTTCTTCAGTTTGACCTAAATTGACTACGTTTGAGACACTAATATTTGTTGAATTATGCCATATTGAACCACCGTCTCATTTGTAAAAAACACGTGATATGAGTTTTTCTGCTTACATAAAATAGGAATATGATATCAaacgttagttggttcagtggtgattggcgctaaACTTGGTAGGTAGGACCACGGTTCAATCTcccgcaactgcatttgggaggggactggaaccacttgatgccagaactcgccagaactctggactactagggtcCCCTTCCTCTAGGAACCAGAgagtgaaaaccaaaaaaataaaaataaaaatgaatatgatttttttgcAGTTATTGTATCCCGTTGTAACTGATCTCAGTTGTCCGATATAAAATCGATGGCCGAGATTGCTTTAATCATAAATGAATAACcgaaattttaatattgtgtgAAACTGCGTGAAAAACTTACGGCAGATCCCACGAAACAACCTCTAATATTTTTTAGAGTTTTGAACATTTTGAAGCATTAGGACACCTTATATACCGGACACTTCACCCATCACCTATCATAAATAAAAGTACAAATGTGTGTTAAAGTGTGTTtattattggagtgtgttgctagcactcctctttgaattataataaaaatggcAGATGACCATGCCTATACAAGTTCAGACAAAATTACAATTAGAGTGAAAGCtttcactatatatataaacaaatagaGCAATAACCCTCAGAACCAACTTGCACACTTTCCTCTTTACTCATTGAAAGAGAATCACACATGGAAAGAGTCAGAGAAAAGAAACAGGTATGACAATGCACTCATCCAAAGTTTTCAGAAAGTCAGATAACACACTAAGAAAATACTCCCCTCTTACCTGATCTTAGCTGTTCTCTCTGATCCATTACCCAAAATCTCATACCAAACGCCCATAATTCTGGATCAGATCCATGCATTAGTTGATTCTGATCGTTGATTTGAGATCGATAAGCTCCTACTCCCTCCAAGTTAtcttaaactatttttttaccaTTGATTTGAGATCAAACTGAAATTAATAATTGTGTTAGTCTGCGTTGAATCCAAATCCCATAATTCTTTTGTCCCCGCCCGGGCTTGTCTTCAAATCAAAACCCAATACTCAAACATAAAGAGATGAAGATCCAGTGTGATGCATGTCAGAAACAAGAGGCTTCGTTGTTCTGCCCTGCAGATGAAGCAGCTATCTGTAATCACTGTGATCATACAATCCACCATGCCAACAAGCTCTCTGCTAAACACAAACGTTTCTCTCTTCACCACCCCACTTCCAAAGACATCCCTCTCTGTGATATCTGCAAGGTACATTCCTTCCCCATTTCATTGCTATTTTTCAACACGATTTTcgttttatattaaaaacagGTCGCAACATGAAAGTTTTTTATGTATATGTAACCGCAACACTGACCGCGGTTGAGGCAGTATCAATATCAATATCGCAACAAGAAAGCGATTTAAATTTgcttatcaataaaaataaaaaataaaaaggatgaagATCATAGCCTATATTATGATCCAAAAATATGGTAATATTCATTTGttatttgaaataaaagacGGAATAATAAAGAAAGTAAGATTTTTGTTGCAGGAGAGACGTGCATATCTATTTTGCAAAGAAGACAGGGCAATACTTTGCAGAGAATGTGACATTCCTATCCATAGAGACACTGAACTTACCAAGAAACATAACAGATTTCTTCTCGCAGGCGTGAAGATCGGTGCTGCTGCTTCTTCTTCAGATCCAACAACTTCGAATGGCTCAGAAGTAAGAACCTCGCTTTCAAGAGAATCGCGACCAAGTTCATTTTCAAGTGAAAATAACCGTTGTTCTCGCACTTTCAAAGACAACATGGCTTGTGACACAGTTTCAACAAGTAGCATTTCTGAATACTTGATTGAATCAATTCCTGGTTACTGCATGGAAGACCTTTTTGATGCTTCTTTTGCACCTAGTGTTTACTGTAAGGTAATTGGTGGTATCATATAGTGCACTCTTTTATTTCAGTATAGAGAGGACCTAGCTATTTTTCTTCTAGTTAATTAACATGTTAGCATTGTGTTCTGGTGATGTTTCAGGATTATCAACAAAACCAAGATCATCAAGTTATAAGCATGTGTGACTCGGTACCACAATATGAAGTTAGATCCCCTCAGCTTAGCCTTAGTGCTAATTCGAACGTTCCACAGATTGATTCTTTAGATGGGGTTATGGAAATGCCAGTAACAAAAGCTGTCGAAGGATATTCGAGTTGGAGATACAATGTACTTTTGGATCGGTagtgaatttgaaaaaatcacaattaCACTGATTTTGTTAAAACATCAAAGTATAGTTTTTGCCAAAATCTCAGTGGGTCATTGTAATTTTGTCGATCTCACTGCAAATCCATTTATGCATGTAGTGGTTACAAAGTTCCTTCAATGAGTCCTCCATACATCAAACAATGTAGCGGCTCTCGTTAATCAACGTTTTGTAAAAATCTgttagaaaaattatttgttttctgCGTTAGTTTACAATTTTATAAGTATCTTCTCAAAATTTGTATTAAAGTTCATTTTTAGATTTGATTTGCTTCCAGCAATTTATACAATAAGATGCAATATGataacccccccccccccccccccccccccaccccaCACACACCAGTCATTGCTCTCAGGCCtcccaaaaatttaattttacccTCAGAACTTTTTGGAAGGTATAATCCGAACGCTTCGGAAGATAACTTCCGAACTCGCTACATTTCGGACCGTAACTTCCGAACTCCACCCATATAGGTTAGGATTAGGACCATAAAACAATGTTCAGTTATGTGCAGTccaataatttttcaaaacagtATCAATTAGAGATTTATATTcgatttttttaaccaaaactAAATGATCGCCTAGAAATTGTATCCAGCTATGCATATATTTCCCTTAGTCAATCAGCATAATTAAGCTTTCTAATCGTATACTGATCATAAAGAACAGAatttagttcaattttttatggcCCCTTGGGATGAATTTTGAAATACTCTGGAACAATTTCACATTGCAATCCCCGTCTAGATGTTTATTTGTTGGTTAACGAGTTGTTAGCTCACTTAGCTGAATAGATTATACTCAAATCTGAGAGATTGTAGATAAATGAATTTCCCCACTCCTCAtccatttgtttttgttgtttcttcTGACGAAAGGCAAATCTCATGGAACAGTTGATTATGAATAATGAAGATTTTGCCCGTAGAGTGGTCATTGTATATAGGtctaggaaaaaaaaattatcaataggAGGCGAAGCCTGAATGAGGGAAGAGTTCTATTTATGGGCTCATGCGACTGACTGAAATAGTGAGCATTACACTTGTATTTTCATCACTTAACAGTTAACATCAAAGCTCGTATTCAGGAAGGAGAGGATTTTTCTAAGGTGTAATCTAAGGTTCTCATATCTTTTTTCCTTTTAGCTATGCTATACTTTGAATCGAATGTTGGATGCTTTACTTTCTAGTTGGATGAGATCTCTAGTTAGATTGTTTTTCATCTGATATCTGTCTTTAGTATGACTTAAGCCTCCTATATTTGGCCTTTTGGTGCCATTGTGTATCAAGAGCTATGCTTTCACACATATGTATTACATCtctattgacaaaaaaaaaaaacgcaggatAATATCTACATGAAAAATCTTCTGTATAGTATTAAAACAACACACATTGTGCATATTTTCTGCAGTGCTGTTTACATCATTTTCCTTTTTACATTCTTTTTTCCCACCCTTTGTCTCCCCCTTTATATATACAGTTATCCagtgaaagaaagaaagaatatggTATCAATTTACCTTTTGAAAGTTTACATACAAGCAAACTAATGAAAGAATTGCACCCTTGACTGTGTGGATAATAACAACTCAATAAGGTAGAGTACTGCAAAAATTTCAACAGCCAAAAATGAAGACAGGTTATAATTTTGTATATGAATAACACTTGAATATGActcattaaataaattaattatgaaaaatattgcaAAAGACCTTAGTTGAAAGGCTCAAGATGTAAAAGCAAAAAGCCTATCTGCTATATTTGTTCGGCATATTGGACATTCAGAGCATGCAAGTGAACAAGATTTACACACTGCAAAAGCAAACAATAAGCTTTGTAATTCAgatccaaaagaaaaaaggaaatgTGATAAAAATTTAAGATGTAGAAATATTCAAATAAGAAACGACTTACAACAGAAATGACGGCATGGAAGAAGCATTGCTGCAGTTGAAGATTCAAagcacactttacaaacatggGAATTTGCATCTCCATTACCAAGATGCTTGAGTTCTTTTTCCTTCATGTCTTGCATTCGTGCCTGAAATCATATATTTTAGATAAACCGTACTTCTGCAGCCATTTTGTTTCATTACAAGATTGAGCAATAAAAGCGGCACAATTTAATACTCAGgatctaatttattaaaaaaatatatatactcgGGAGCTAACCCAACAATGATAATAACAGAGTTCCAAGTTTGATATAATATAGTGACATACAATTAATTGTAGAATAGGTATTACCTTTAGATGAACAACTAAAGGTTCTTCCTTGGGAGTTTCGTTGTCCAGTTTTGATACATCCAAAATCTGCTCCCTAGAGATAATATTACTTTCAATGTCATTACTTTTCGGATCATTCGTATGTGTGTCCCCATCAGCAGATTTTTTGTCAATGTTTGATTCTGTGACAACACCCGCTTCTCTCTTTAACTTCGCAACGAGGACCCACATATTTGCTAAATCATTCTCCAACGAAGATTCCCTTTTCTTGGCCTCTTCAACCCTGTTCCTGTACTCCTCTTCCATAATTTCCTTTTCGGCCAATGCAGTCTCAAGAACTGCTTCTCGTTGTTTCCTAGCCTGAAGTTCCATCTTCAGATCTTCAACTTCGAGACTCCATGACTCCAACTCATCTCTACCAGCTcccaaattttcatttgcacGGCTAGAAATTCTACCCTTCCTTCCAGATCTTTGATCATTGTACTTGCGATGAACACCATTAACTGTCTGTGTGACAGCACTTCGAGTGTTGGCCAGGTTTCGAGCAGCcatcaattctttttcaaacTTCGCGTTCTGCAATGAAAGTTTGGTTACCTCCCCAGCCAAACTGTTCAACTCCACAGCAGCAGCTGAGGCCAGTTCTTTGGCATAAGAAGCTTCTTCAGAGAGTTTCTGATTCTGCACATGCAATCCACTATTCTCTTCTGACAGTTGTACTTGTTCTAGCTttagtttttcattttcaatctcCTAAAGGAGGTAAAATGTCAGTTCAGCAATTAGATTGAATCATCAAAACCGTAGAGTAGAAAACAATCAGAATTTATGATGATAGTATCCGCAAAACTTTCGTTAATAAAGAATgcataaaaaatgatttatacAGCAATCCTAAAAAGTGGTTCCATTCCATCAAATATACCCAACAGAATGAAGGTGGAGTGAAAACAGATTAGGAAGGGAAACATTAACCGAGGAAAGAAACTAACTAAAACCAAGTGAAAGATAAATTCAAAAACACATAATCCTTTGAGCCGTGTTActttaaaaacaataaagtcTCAGTTACCTGGTActttattttccttttcaacTCATCAATGTGCTCTCCAGACACACACTCATCAGCAGGCAAAAGTGAGGTACCCCTGGAATCTGTTGCTAGTTGCTGCTCTAGCAACTTCACCTTTTCTTGCAATTCTCTGTTTTCAGAGCACTGGAAAAAAGTGAGGGACAGTGTCAAAATATAGCAAACAGTAATTACAGCATCTTCAACTTTGAGGATGAAGAAGTAAATAGTCATATAGATAAACATGTACCTTGCTATTTAATTGTTCTTGAAGGACACGGTTGTCCGCAGATTTTATCTGTAGAgacatttaaaaatatataagtgAATAATCAATTTCACTAATACAATTCACATATTCGTATTCCATATTGAGAATAGAATCATAAAatgcaataaaaaaatacaagccatgaaaattgtgttttggaaataaatttatGATTCAAGATCAAGAAACTCCCTTATATAGATAAAATAGTATTTACCTCCAGCTCAAATGCTTTTTCATTACACTGAGTCATCAATCTTGTGACTGTCTGTTATTACAAACCCAAAGAGAAAACAAAAGTATAAGCTTAATTGAAGAATTTACATAAAGATACTATTTTTAAATCTACATAAAACTGAAAAgaacttcaaaataaaaattgccaCCTGCTGCATTTCAACCAGGGTTGTATTAGCTACTGAAGTTTCGCCACTCTCAATTATTCTTTGTTCTATACCTCTCATTTGCTTCCTTTTTTCTTGGATTTCTTGTTCCAAGTTCTCAATCTGTAATAAGAAAGCATGCAAATTTCCCTTCAAAAGGACTTCTACCAAGAATTAAATCAGAAATATGTCATTTCAATTAGAGTTCAGAATTGTCTTTAGTCAGTCTTAACCACTTGCACTCAGAATATATATTGTAAGCTACAAAGGCCACACAACAGGAAAGGACTATTGTTTGCAGAAGCCAAAATATACAGATATAATaca
This portion of the Trifolium pratense cultivar HEN17-A07 linkage group LG3, ARS_RC_1.1, whole genome shotgun sequence genome encodes:
- the LOC123913458 gene encoding B-box zinc finger protein 20-like, giving the protein MKIQCDACQKQEASLFCPADEAAICNHCDHTIHHANKLSAKHKRFSLHHPTSKDIPLCDICKERRAYLFCKEDRAILCRECDIPIHRDTELTKKHNRFLLAGVKIGAAASSSDPTTSNGSEVRTSLSRESRPSSFSSENNRCSRTFKDNMACDTVSTSSISEYLIESIPGYCMEDLFDASFAPSVYCKDYQQNQDHQVISMCDSVPQYEVRSPQLSLSANSNVPQIDSLDGVMEMPVTKAVEGYSSWRYNVLLDR